From a region of the Salvelinus alpinus chromosome 2, SLU_Salpinus.1, whole genome shotgun sequence genome:
- the LOC139567959 gene encoding putative nuclease HARBI1, translating to MSSSPSLATEDSVTSKRSSIGLQMVCNADCVISNVVAKWPGSVHDSRIFRASEIYQCLSQGEFSGVLLGDRGYGCQPFLLTPFTDPQEAQQAYNHAHARTRARVEMTFGLLKARFHCLHKLRVSPVRACDITVACAVLHNVACLRKERAPRVPPAMDWDNPAIFPDDDSGRLLRDQYVLNYFS from the exons atgtcttcatctccttccctggccacagaagactctgtgacatcaaagaggagttctataggattgcag atggtctgcaatgctgactgtgtgatcagcaatgttgtggcaaaatggcctggctcagtccatgactccagaatctttcgggcctctgaaatctatcagtgcctatcacaag gtgaattctctggtgtgttgctgggagacagggggtatggctgccagccttttctcctgacacctttcacagacccccaggaagcacagcaggcctacaaccatgcccatgccaggaccagggccagagttgaaatgacctttggcctcctgaaggcacgctttcactgccttcacaaattaagggtcagccctgttagggcatgtgatattactgtggcttgtgctgtcctccacaatgtggcctgcctgaggaaggagagggcccccagagtgccaccagccatggactgggacaatccggcaatcttccctgatgacgacagtggtcggctgctgagggaccaatatgtgttgaattattttagttag